The genomic DNA GGACGAACCCCCATAGCTATACCTTTCATTGGGTCCCTCTCGATAGCCCTGAGGCCTCCCTCTGGCCCTACTTAAGCTTCCTCAACAGGTACTGGGCCGCCTCGCGGGCCCAGACGCCCGTGGACCTCCTATTGGCGACAGCCCTTAGCGCCTCAGACCTGGAAAGGCCCAGCCTCTCAGCTATCATATCTAGCTTTTCGTTAAGCTCCTTAAGGGCGAGCTCGTGAAGCTCGCAGAGCTCGCCTGAAGCCGGCCTTCCGCATATCGGACACGTCCTTGCTGGCCTGACGGCTCCTGCCAGCTCTGCCAGCCTCCTCCCTATAACTTCTATTTGCTGGCCGTACTTCCTAACTAGGTCGCTGACGTACTGCTTGGCCTCGGAAACAACAGCGTCCCTCGAGAGCTTGCCGTGGACTATGAGCTCGAGCTTCCTCTCGAAATCCCTAGTTAGCTCGACGGAGACCAGTTCGGGCGCAGCGGCAGCCAGAGTCTTATAGACGGCGTATCCGAGCTCCGTGACCTCTGCGCGCTTGCCCTTAGTCTCGAGGAAGCCCCTCCTTAACAAAGTCTCTATGATCCTGGCCCTAGTGCCCTTGGTCCCAAGGTCGTTGGACTCCATCCACTCTAGCAGCGCCAGCCTTGAGAGCCTCACGCCTGAAGCAGGCCAGACCACCCTTACGCTAGCAGAGACCAGGTCAGCCCTCTGTCCTATCCTGAGCTGGGGGAGCTGGGCCTCCTCAAGGCTCACATAGGGGTAGTAATGAGTCCAGCCCCTCCTAATTACCCTCTGTCCTGAGGCCCTCCAGGGCCTGCCCGCGGAGTCCCTGAGCGTGGCCTCCGCCCTTGCTATCACAAGCGGCCTTGCGAAGACAGCCATGAACCTCCTGACTATGAGCTCGTATATGGCCCTGTGATACTTGTCCAGAGGCTCCCTTGGGGTCTCGCCTGTGGGATATATAGCTGGGTGGGCTGGGTCCCTCTTAGGCCCCTCAACCGGCCTGAGGACGCCTCCTGTCTCCCTCAGCAGGTCTGAGACCAGCGCAGAGAACTCCCGTTGCCTGGCTAAGGCTGTCAGGACGCCCTTATAGTCGAGGTCAGGAGGGAGCCTCTGGCTCTCGGTCCTGGGGTAGCTTATGAGGGCTGAGAGGTAAAGGTCCTCAGCTATTTCCTGCGTCCTATAGGGAGATAGGCCGTGGATCCTCGCTGCCTCCTCCTGAAGGTCTGTGAGGTTGAACGGAGGAGGAGGCCTTATGGACTCCTCCTCTGATTTATAGCTAGCAGTCACCATGTAGCCCCTTTCCTTGACCTCTCTAACTATGGCCTGCGCTTCAGCCCTCGTCTTGGGCTCCCAACCGTCTGGCCTAGCCCTGAACTTGACGCCGTCAACCTCTAGCTCCGCGCTGAGGCTCAGGGATGGCACAGGGACATAGGAGTTCCTGCCCATCCACCTCCTCACGGCCTCAGCTAGCGTCGGCGTCTGGACGCGGCCAGCGCTAAGCGACAGCCTCTTCCCAACGGTCATCCTATAGGCCCTCATCAGGAGCCTTGAGAAGTTTATACCCCACAGCCAGTCAAGCTCTGCCCGAGCGACGCCAGCCATGGCGTTATTCACGTCAAGCGGGCCCAGGTTCATGAAGGCCTTCCTGAGCTCACCAGCGGTCAATGATGAGAACTTGGCCCTCCTGGCCCTTTTAAGGTCCCCGAAGGCCTCTATTATCTTGTAACAGATCGTGCTGCCCTCCAGGTCATAGTCGCAGGCGCTGATGTAGGCTAGGGCGCCGGGCAACGTCTTCGCCAAAACTTCATAGTAAGGTCGAAGGCGCTTAGACCTTCGCTCGAATGACCAGAGGGGCTCCCATTTAAGCTCAGTTACAGGCAGCCCCTCAACGGCCGTGGTGGGGCCAAACATGTGGCCCGCGCTGCTGACTATCACTAGAAGCTGGCCGTTGAACCTCACGTAGTAAACGGGGATCCCCCCTATCCTGCAGAGGGTTGCCTGGCCGAGGGCCTGCGCTATCCTGGAAGCTGCCTTCGGCTTCTCCGCTATCACTGCCACATAAGGCCTCTGGAGCTTACAGGGCGCCGAACGCATCAGGGCTCCAGACTAGAAGGCGCCCCTGGAGACAGAAAGGGTTAAAGCCCTTCCATGTCAAGTAAACGTCTTTTCACGCTCACGTTAAGAGCTCCGACTCTACGATCTAGCGGAGCTTATAACCTGCTGGCCTAAGAACCCAAACGACGATGACGAAGGTTTAACATGGGGTCTCGGAGCTCATTCCCAGGATAGAAACGCCCATGTTCAACTCAGAAGCGCTGCCATTCGTTGCGGACAGCAAACCTAAGTGGAGGACTCTTTATGACAGAGTGGGGAGAGGATCCCCTTTATCTTGTTCAGGAGATCCTCCGATATTGTTAGCTCTTTCCTGCCTGAAAGTATCAAGTTTATGAAGCCTTCGTCGTCAGGGCACATATTGACAAGTTCCACAGCCAGGTCCTCATCAAGGCCGGCGTTCACTAACTCCTCTATGGCCTTCCTTGACGCAGTGGGGTCCCCTTGGCCAAAGAGCCTAAGAAACTCCCATGCCCTCTCCTGAACAGGGTTAACGCTGGCCCCGCTCTCTGAGATCCTGCGCTGAAGGATCTCGCGCGCCTCGGCATAAGTCAGGTACTTTCGCGACTCGATCCTCCTGTTCATATAAGACCCCTTCTAAGACTTAAGGGGTCTGAGGTGGGCGGCGTAGGTTATTATCGTCTTCTCCTTATCGCCTAACATGACCTTTACTAAGTAGGCCCTGCCCCTTCTGCCCACCACGACGCCCGTAAGGCCGTGGTATCTCCTGTGGGGCATCCCGTCATGGAAGGAGGGGTCTATGATTATGGCTACCCTGTCGCCCTCCTTGTAGGGGTAAAACATCACGCTGGCCCTCGGCACGGCTCCCCGCTCCCTTAAGTCCTTGCTGAGCAGCCTCCTTGTTCTATGCCTATAGCCTTTGGGCGCCTTTACCATGTTACACCTCACCTTGACCTTCCAGACTCAATTAAAAGCGTTTAGCAGAGGCCCTTAGGACGACAGGAGCTTCAGGGGTATTATCTGGACCTGCCCAGCGGGCGTGTGCCTAACTATGGAAAGGGGTAGGAGGCCATGGTCAAGCTCGTACCTGGCTATCTCGATGGGGTCCTTTCTAATCCCTGACCCCTCAACGTCAATGAGGGGGAAGGCTCCATAGTCTAGCTGAAGGGCCCTTAAACCTATGATCTTAGCCCTCTCGTACTTCGTAAGGAACGGTGGGCCTATCCTTATTTCATCCTTAGCCGTAGGGTAAAGCTTTGGCTCCCCTTCTGACATAACCTCACGCCAATGAAGGCACGTTATGTCTCAAAAGTATTTAAGTTTAAACTGCGCGAACCCAGTAGTGCTGGGGTCCATAGTGAGCTCTGAGGAGACTGCTGAGACAGGAAGCGAAGAGGTAGAGGAGGTAGCCGCGGAAGAGAGAGGGAAAGAGGAGGGCGAAGTATCTGAGGAGCTCGCACCGCTAGAGTATAAGCTTGGGGCCCCTGAGCTCATAGAGGTCATGCTTGACGCCTTCGACATACTGGAGAGGGCCAGCGAGGGGCAGATATCGCTAAGCGAGGCTAAGGCGTTGTTCTTTGAAAAAGTCGATGAGGCGCTCAAGAAGGCAGGAGAAGCCGTCAAGAAGACTTCGAGGCGTAGGCCCGCAAAGAAGGCCTCGCAGAAAAAGAAGGCGAGCGGCAGGAGAAAAAGGGGCTCGAAGACCTCAGGGAAGGAAGGCGCTGAGGAGAGGTCAACTAGCTAGGAGCTCTAAGAAGCTGCGCCTCCTGATATTAACCTCGTAGCCTAGGTCCTTTAAGGCCTCAGCTATCACTTCCTCGCTTACCCTTCTGTCAAACGTGACGAGGACCTCCTTGACGTCCCCTCTCTTGATAAGCTTAAGGCTGTCAACGACCACGGCGCCCCTTATCATATCACTTATGTCCTTGTCTGGGACTAAGTAGTCCTTGAACTTCTTCTCCTGGAACTCGTAGAACTCGTCGAAGTTCCTGACGATCCTCAGGGCCTCCATGACGTCCTTTGACCCAACGTTGAGCCTCTTGCTAACTTCCATTATCAGCTTCTCCGCCACCTCTAAGGGGGCTGTGACGCTCTTGTACTTCCCCATGTCAACCTCCAAGGTGACCAAGGGCATAGCTGCACCCCAGCTCTGAGGCCCCCTTAAGCTTAAAGGTTCAACAGTTAACCTTAGCGCGGCCGATGATGTAGGTTAAAAGCTGTGAGAGGGTGAGCGGGGCCAGGCAGCTGAGGTCGGTTCGCTTGAGGAAGGGCGGCTCTGCTGTCATTAAGTTCAGCGGGTCCCTGATCTACCCTCCATCAGCCTCCTACTTCTCTGACCTAAGGGAAGCTGTAAAGGTCCTGCTTGATGAAGGCTGGAGAATAGCTATCGTAGTGGGCGGGGGCGAGGTGGCCAGAGAGTACATAAGGACCCTGAGGGCCTTGGGGGTCCCTGAGTCATTGCTTGACGAAATAGGCATTGAGTCAGCAAACCTCAACGCGTTGTCCATAGCCCTGGCGCTTTACCCGCTCTCGCCCCCTACCGTGCCCAGGGACCTGAGGGAGGCCGTCAGGATCTCGCAGGAGGGCCTTGTGCCCGTCCTTGGCGGCCTTCAGCCGGGCCAGAGCACTAACGCTGTGGCAGCGGTCCTAGCTGAGGCCATTAAGGCTGACCTCTTGGTGAACCTCTTGAACGGCGTTAACGGAGTTTACACCGGCAGGCCAGGCGAGCCCGGCTCCAGGAAGATTGACAGCCTTACGTACTCTCAGCTGGAGGAAATAATCTCGGGCAAGGAGCAGGTGGCAGGAGGCTATGAGCTGTTTGACCGCGTGGCCTTAGAGATCATCAAGAGGAGCCGTCTAACTCTCGTGTTCGCTGACGGAAGGAACCCAGCAGTCCTGGTGAAAGTAATAAGGGGCGAGGGCGTGGGGTCCTGGGTGAGGCCTTAGGACGCGCCTGAGGACTTCCTGTACTTCGGATGGTACTTCTTTATGAACTCCTCCCTTATGTTCGTCAGCTCCTCCTCAGGGAGCTCTGATAGCACCTCCCAGGCCAGGTCGAGAGTCTGCTCTATCGCCCTGTTCTCCCTGATGCCCTGGCTTAGGAACCTCCTCTCGAAGACGTCCGCGAACCTCAGGTACTTCCTCTCGGTCTCGCTGAGGCTCTCCTCGCCTACGACCGCGGCCAGGCTCCTAAGCTCAACGCCTCTGCTGTAAGCTGCGTAAAGCTGGTCGCTCACCTGGGAGTGGTCCTCCCTCGTCTTGCCTGGCCCTATGCCCTCCTTCATGAGCCTTGACAGGCTCATGAGGACGTTGATGGGCGGGTATATGCCCCTGTTGTAGAGGTCCCTGCTGAGAACTATCTGCCCCTCGGTTATGTAGCCCGTCAGGTCAGGTATTGGGTGAGTTATATCGTCATTTGGCATTGTGAGTATTGGCATCTGCGTTATGCTTCCCTTTCTCCCGTGGACCCTCCCAGCCCTCTCATAGACGCTTGCGAGGTCGCTGTACATGTAGCCTGGGTAGCCCTGCCTCCCAGGCACCTCCTCCCTCGCCGCGCTGATCTCCCTCAGGGCCTCCGCGTAGTTGGTCATGTCCGTGAGTATAGCCAGGACGTGCATGTCTCTCTCATAGGCCAGGTACTCAGCGAGCGTCAGCGCAGACCTTGGGGCGACGAGCCTCAGCATAGCGGGCTCGTTGGCAAGGTTCACGAACATAGCCACCCTCTTCATGGCGCCCGTCTCCTCGAAGAACCTCCTGAAGAACACGAAGTCATCATACTTTATCCCTATTGCCGCGAAGACCACAGCGAACTCCTCCTCTTCGCCTCTGACCGTCGCCTGCCTCGCTATCTGGGCGGCAAGCTCGTTGTGAGGAAGCCCGCTGCCGCTGAATATCGGCAGCTTCTGCCCCCTGACCAACGTGTTCATACCGTCTATAGCGCTTACGCCTGTTTGTATGAAGTCCTCAGGGTAGGCCCTGACGGCCGGGTTTATGGGAGCCCCATTTATGTCGTACTTCTCCTCAGCCACTATGTCGGGGCCTCCGTCTATGGGCTTCCCCAGGGCGTCGAATATCCTCCCCAACATGTC from uncultured Acidilobus sp. JCHS includes the following:
- a CDS encoding DNA topoisomerase I, archaeal, translating into MAVIAEKPKAASRIAQALGQATLCRIGGIPVYYVRFNGQLLVIVSSAGHMFGPTTAVEGLPVTELKWEPLWSFERRSKRLRPYYEVLAKTLPGALAYISACDYDLEGSTICYKIIEAFGDLKRARRAKFSSLTAGELRKAFMNLGPLDVNNAMAGVARAELDWLWGINFSRLLMRAYRMTVGKRLSLSAGRVQTPTLAEAVRRWMGRNSYVPVPSLSLSAELEVDGVKFRARPDGWEPKTRAEAQAIVREVKERGYMVTASYKSEEESIRPPPPFNLTDLQEEAARIHGLSPYRTQEIAEDLYLSALISYPRTESQRLPPDLDYKGVLTALARQREFSALVSDLLRETGGVLRPVEGPKRDPAHPAIYPTGETPREPLDKYHRAIYELIVRRFMAVFARPLVIARAEATLRDSAGRPWRASGQRVIRRGWTHYYPYVSLEEAQLPQLRIGQRADLVSASVRVVWPASGVRLSRLALLEWMESNDLGTKGTRARIIETLLRRGFLETKGKRAEVTELGYAVYKTLAAAAPELVSVELTRDFERKLELIVHGKLSRDAVVSEAKQYVSDLVRKYGQQIEVIGRRLAELAGAVRPARTCPICGRPASGELCELHELALKELNEKLDMIAERLGLSRSEALRAVANRRSTGVWAREAAQYLLRKLK
- a CDS encoding Ribosomal protein L21E, with the translated sequence MRCNMVKAPKGYRHRTRRLLSKDLRERGAVPRASVMFYPYKEGDRVAIIIDPSFHDGMPHRRYHGLTGVVVGRRGRAYLVKVMLGDKEKTIITYAAHLRPLKS
- a CDS encoding DNA-directed RNA polymerase, subunit K/omega produces the protein MSEGEPKLYPTAKDEIRIGPPFLTKYERAKIIGLRALQLDYGAFPLIDVEGSGIRKDPIEIARYELDHGLLPLSIVRHTPAGQVQIIPLKLLSS
- a CDS encoding putative uridylate kinase, with the translated sequence MSGARQLRSVRLRKGGSAVIKFSGSLIYPPSASYFSDLREAVKVLLDEGWRIAIVVGGGEVAREYIRTLRALGVPESLLDEIGIESANLNALSIALALYPLSPPTVPRDLREAVRISQEGLVPVLGGLQPGQSTNAVAAVLAEAIKADLLVNLLNGVNGVYTGRPGEPGSRKIDSLTYSQLEEIISGKEQVAGGYELFDRVALEIIKRSRLTLVFADGRNPAVLVKVIRGEGVGSWVRP
- a CDS encoding ATP synthase archaeal, B subunit — its product is MVNMSVIGVKEYTRVSEIRGPLIIVEGVSRVAYDEVVEVELNSGERRRGRVLEVTRNAAVVQVFEGTAGISTVGAKVRFLGRTLEMPVSEDMLGRIFDALGKPIDGGPDIVAEEKYDINGAPINPAVRAYPEDFIQTGVSAIDGMNTLVRGQKLPIFSGSGLPHNELAAQIARQATVRGEEEEFAVVFAAIGIKYDDFVFFRRFFEETGAMKRVAMFVNLANEPAMLRLVAPRSALTLAEYLAYERDMHVLAILTDMTNYAEALREISAAREEVPGRQGYPGYMYSDLASVYERAGRVHGRKGSITQMPILTMPNDDITHPIPDLTGYITEGQIVLSRDLYNRGIYPPINVLMSLSRLMKEGIGPGKTREDHSQVSDQLYAAYSRGVELRSLAAVVGEESLSETERKYLRFADVFERRFLSQGIRENRAIEQTLDLAWEVLSELPEEELTNIREEFIKKYHPKYRKSSGAS